One Bacillus sp. 1780r2a1 DNA segment encodes these proteins:
- a CDS encoding ribonuclease HII — MKEKISDIKQALQEIDSLKDPVFAQYEQDERKGVQQAVIQRKKQIQASERLKEQFYQMMSYENKQYDQGVKFIAGIDEVGRGPLAGPVVAAAVILPREFFLPGLTDSKKLSEAKREEFYEIICQQAVAVGVGIVDAATIDKLNIYQATKTAMMEAIEGLAVKPEALLIDAMTLPLDLPQESIIKGDATSISIAASSVIAKVTRDRMMKELALKHPEYGFEKHMGYGTKQHLEAIDSYGVLKEHRRSFAPIKEKI, encoded by the coding sequence ATGAAAGAGAAAATTAGTGATATTAAACAAGCGCTCCAAGAAATTGACAGTCTTAAAGACCCTGTATTCGCACAGTATGAGCAGGATGAACGCAAGGGTGTACAACAAGCTGTTATTCAACGAAAGAAACAAATACAAGCCTCTGAGCGCTTAAAAGAGCAATTCTATCAAATGATGTCGTACGAAAACAAACAATATGACCAAGGTGTAAAGTTTATCGCGGGAATTGATGAAGTAGGAAGAGGACCTTTAGCGGGACCGGTTGTGGCTGCGGCAGTTATTTTACCTAGAGAGTTCTTTTTACCTGGATTAACGGATTCTAAAAAGTTATCAGAAGCCAAAAGAGAAGAGTTTTACGAAATAATTTGTCAGCAAGCAGTAGCAGTTGGTGTTGGAATCGTAGATGCAGCAACTATTGATAAATTAAACATTTATCAAGCAACAAAAACAGCGATGATGGAAGCGATTGAAGGTTTAGCAGTTAAGCCTGAAGCACTATTAATTGACGCTATGACTCTCCCACTTGATCTTCCACAGGAGTCTATTATTAAAGGTGACGCTACAAGCATCTCTATCGCTGCAAGTTCCGTCATTGCGAAGGTGACAAGAGATCGAATGATGAAGGAATTGGCATTAAAGCATCCTGAATACGGATTTGAAAAACACATGGGGTATGGAACAAAGCAACATTTAGAGGCAATTGATAGCTATGGGGTTTTAAAGGAACATCGACGTTCTTTTGCACCTATTAAAGAGAAAATATAA
- the ylqF gene encoding ribosome biogenesis GTPase YlqF, with protein sequence MTIQWFPGHMAKARRQVTEKLKLIDIVYELVDARIPQSSRNPMIDEIIVNKPRIVLLNKTDKADPRMTEEWLRYYREQGVQALAIDAQAGKGMKQIVSLSKEILHEKFERMKAKGIKKPRAIRAMIVGIPNVGKSTLINRLASKKIAKTGDRPGVTQAQQWIKVGSELELLDTPGILWPKFEDQTVGYKLATTGAIKDTIVNMQDICVYALRFLSRYYPVNLKERYGLEEIPEDIVELFDAIASKRGCIMSGGMVDYDKTAELVLREIRTDKLGMLTFDDPAELSSEE encoded by the coding sequence ATGACGATACAATGGTTTCCGGGACATATGGCAAAAGCGAGACGTCAAGTAACGGAAAAATTAAAATTAATTGATATTGTATATGAGCTGGTAGATGCTCGTATTCCACAATCATCAAGAAATCCAATGATTGATGAGATTATTGTAAATAAGCCTCGCATTGTCTTATTAAATAAAACAGACAAAGCGGATCCGCGTATGACGGAAGAATGGTTACGCTATTATCGCGAACAAGGTGTACAAGCCCTAGCGATTGATGCACAAGCAGGAAAAGGGATGAAACAAATTGTCTCTTTGTCTAAAGAAATTCTACATGAGAAATTTGAGAGAATGAAAGCAAAGGGAATTAAAAAACCTCGCGCAATTCGAGCGATGATTGTTGGCATTCCAAACGTAGGAAAATCTACGCTTATCAACCGATTAGCAAGCAAAAAGATTGCTAAAACAGGCGATCGTCCTGGTGTGACCCAAGCACAGCAATGGATTAAAGTTGGAAGTGAGCTGGAGCTTTTAGATACTCCAGGAATTCTTTGGCCGAAGTTTGAAGATCAAACGGTAGGCTATAAATTAGCCACAACAGGTGCAATTAAAGATACGATTGTTAACATGCAAGATATTTGTGTTTATGCACTTCGCTTCCTTTCTCGCTATTATCCCGTTAATCTGAAAGAACGCTATGGTCTTGAAGAGATACCAGAGGATATTGTTGAGCTTTTTGATGCAATTGCATCAAAGAGAGGTTGTATTATGAGCGGTGGAATGGTTGATTATGATAAAACAGCCGAACTGGTGCTGAGAGAGATCCGAACGGATAAACTGGGAATGCTAACGTTTGATGATCCAGCCGAGCTTTCTTCAGAAGAGTAA
- the rplS gene encoding 50S ribosomal protein L19 has translation MQKLIEEITKEQLKTDLPTFRPGDTVRVHVNIVEGSRERVQVFEGVVIKRRGGGISETFTVRKISYGVGVERAFPLHTPKIAKIEVMRRGKVRRAKLYYLRELRGKAARIKEIR, from the coding sequence ATGCAAAAATTAATCGAAGAAATTACAAAAGAACAACTTAAAACTGATCTTCCTACGTTCCGTCCTGGTGATACTGTACGTGTACACGTAAATATCGTTGAGGGTAGCCGTGAACGTGTTCAGGTATTTGAAGGTGTTGTTATCAAGCGTCGTGGTGGTGGTATCAGCGAAACATTTACAGTACGTAAGATCTCTTACGGTGTAGGTGTAGAGCGTGCATTCCCACTTCATACGCCAAAAATTGCAAAAATCGAAGTAATGCGCCGTGGTAAAGTACGCCGTGCGAAACTTTATTACCTACGTGAATTACGTGGTAAAGCTGCGCGTATTAAAGAAATTCGATAA
- the rimM gene encoding ribosome maturation factor RimM (Essential for efficient processing of 16S rRNA), translated as MDNWFKVGKIVNTHGIKGEVRIISTTDFAEERYEVGNKLYLFQEKQVEPVEVVVATHRKHKNFDLVSFEGYPNVNDVEKFKNSMVKVSEDQLSELEDGEFYFHEIIGCIVKTDEGQELGKIKEILTPGANDVWVIKGKGGKEILIPYIDEVVQEINIEKKEIMITVMEGLLD; from the coding sequence ATGGATAATTGGTTTAAAGTAGGTAAAATTGTTAATACGCACGGGATTAAAGGTGAAGTACGCATTATCTCAACAACTGACTTTGCAGAGGAACGCTATGAAGTAGGCAACAAACTTTATTTGTTTCAGGAAAAGCAAGTTGAACCTGTTGAAGTGGTTGTTGCTACACATAGAAAGCATAAAAATTTTGACCTTGTATCATTTGAGGGATATCCAAATGTAAACGATGTTGAGAAATTTAAGAATAGCATGGTTAAAGTATCGGAAGATCAATTGTCTGAGCTTGAAGATGGTGAGTTTTATTTTCATGAAATTATTGGCTGTATCGTCAAAACAGACGAAGGTCAAGAGCTTGGAAAGATAAAAGAAATCTTAACTCCTGGTGCAAATGATGTGTGGGTTATAAAAGGAAAAGGTGGAAAAGAGATTTTAATTCCTTATATCGACGAAGTTGTTCAGGAAATTAATATTGAAAAGAAAGAAATTATGATTACGGTAATGGAAGGGTTATTAGACTGA
- the trmD gene encoding tRNA (guanosine(37)-N1)-methyltransferase TrmD: MKIDVLSLFPSMFEGVFGESILKKAQEKQAVELNVVNFREYSANKHQNVDDYPYGGGAGMVLTPQPVFDAVDALTKGSKPRVVLLCPQGERYTQKKAEELAQEEHLIFVCGHYEGYDERIREHVVTDEISIGDYVLTGGELGAMVVIDSVVRLLPGVLGNQDSAVKDSHSTGLLEHPHYTRPADFRGFKVPDVLMSGDHQKIAAWREKESLKRTLIRRPDMLEQLELSSQQKKIIAELKNEESE; the protein is encoded by the coding sequence ATGAAGATTGATGTCCTGTCTTTGTTTCCTTCAATGTTTGAAGGAGTGTTTGGTGAATCTATTTTAAAAAAAGCGCAAGAAAAGCAGGCTGTAGAATTAAACGTGGTGAACTTTAGAGAATACTCAGCAAACAAGCATCAAAATGTTGATGACTATCCATATGGCGGCGGAGCAGGCATGGTCTTAACACCTCAGCCGGTTTTCGACGCGGTGGACGCGCTGACAAAAGGTTCTAAGCCACGCGTTGTATTACTTTGTCCACAAGGAGAGCGCTATACGCAAAAAAAAGCAGAGGAGTTAGCGCAGGAAGAACATCTGATTTTTGTATGCGGTCACTATGAAGGATATGACGAGCGAATTCGTGAGCACGTTGTAACTGATGAGATTTCAATCGGTGATTATGTGTTAACGGGTGGAGAACTAGGGGCAATGGTTGTAATTGACAGCGTAGTACGCCTATTGCCAGGTGTATTAGGGAATCAGGATTCGGCTGTAAAAGACTCGCATAGCACAGGGTTACTAGAACACCCGCATTATACGCGTCCAGCTGATTTTAGAGGGTTTAAGGTCCCTGACGTCTTAATGAGTGGTGACCATCAAAAAATTGCAGCATGGCGCGAAAAAGAGTCTCTCAAGCGCACGTTGATAAGAAGGCCAGATATGCTAGAACAGCTTGAGCTTTCTTCACAGCAAAAGAAAATAATAGCTGAACTAAAAAATGAAGAAAGTGAATAA
- the lepB gene encoding signal peptidase I encodes MARGKNEFFEWIKAIAIAVLLAVVIRYFLFAPIVVDGLSMMPTLHDQNRMIVNKFSYKIGDPDRFDIIVFHADEQKDYIKRIIGLPGDHIEYRDDVLYVNGKPYEEPYLDEYKKEVIDGNLTEDFTLEGLTGEGEVPEGHLFVMGDNRRYSKDSRQIGFVSMDQVLGKTSLVYWPLSEARLSN; translated from the coding sequence ATGGCCCGAGGAAAAAATGAATTTTTTGAATGGATTAAAGCCATTGCTATTGCTGTTTTATTAGCTGTAGTTATTCGCTACTTTTTATTTGCGCCGATTGTAGTAGATGGATTATCAATGATGCCGACGCTACATGATCAGAACCGAATGATTGTAAATAAGTTTTCGTATAAAATTGGGGATCCTGATCGCTTCGATATTATCGTCTTTCATGCAGATGAACAAAAAGACTACATAAAGCGAATTATTGGCCTGCCTGGTGATCATATTGAATACCGTGATGATGTTTTATATGTAAACGGCAAGCCGTATGAAGAGCCATATCTTGATGAATATAAAAAAGAAGTTATTGATGGTAACTTAACAGAAGATTTTACCCTAGAAGGTTTGACAGGTGAAGGAGAAGTACCTGAAGGACATTTGTTTGTAATGGGAGATAATCGCCGCTACAGTAAGGATAGTAGACAAATTGGATTTGTAAGTATGGATCAAGTACTTGGAAAAACAAGCTTAGTTTATTGGCCGCTATCTGAAGCTAGACTATCTAACTAA
- a CDS encoding KH domain-containing protein — protein sequence MTSLIETIVKPLVDYPDEVRVKEVSEEHQVTYFIEVHKEDIGKIIGKQGRVAKAIRTVVSAAASQLDKKVHVKIQE from the coding sequence ATGACATCACTAATTGAAACAATTGTTAAGCCACTTGTTGATTATCCAGATGAAGTTCGAGTGAAAGAAGTAAGTGAAGAACATCAAGTGACGTACTTCATTGAAGTTCACAAAGAAGACATCGGCAAGATTATTGGAAAGCAAGGGCGGGTTGCCAAAGCCATTCGGACTGTTGTCTCTGCGGCGGCATCGCAATTAGATAAAAAAGTGCATGTGAAAATTCAAGAGTGA
- the sucD gene encoding succinate--CoA ligase subunit alpha — protein sequence MSVFINKDTKVIVQGITGGVGLFHTTQMLEYGTQIVGGVTPGKGGMEVEGVPVFNTVLEAKEKTGATASVVYVPPAFAADSIIEAVDADLDLVICITEGIPVLDMVKVKRYMEGKKTRLVGPNCPGVITPEECKIGIMPGYIHKKGHVGVVSRSGTLTYEAVHQLSEAGIGQSTAVGIGGDPVNGTNFIDVLKAFNEDEETYAVIMIGEIGGTAEEEAAEWIKANMTKPVVGFIGGQTAPPGKRMGHAGAIISGGKGTAAEKIKTMNECGIKVAETPSVMGETLISVLKEQGLLEKCKTH from the coding sequence ATGAGCGTATTTATTAATAAAGACACAAAAGTAATTGTACAAGGTATAACAGGCGGAGTAGGTCTTTTCCATACAACGCAGATGTTAGAGTACGGCACACAGATCGTCGGCGGTGTAACACCAGGTAAAGGCGGTATGGAAGTTGAAGGCGTGCCCGTTTTTAATACGGTATTAGAAGCCAAAGAAAAAACAGGTGCTACAGCTTCTGTTGTTTACGTGCCACCTGCGTTCGCGGCTGACTCAATTATTGAAGCAGTTGATGCAGATTTAGATCTTGTTATCTGTATCACAGAAGGTATTCCGGTATTAGATATGGTAAAAGTAAAGCGCTATATGGAAGGCAAAAAGACTAGACTTGTAGGACCAAACTGCCCAGGTGTTATTACACCAGAAGAATGTAAAATTGGTATTATGCCAGGATATATTCACAAAAAAGGTCATGTTGGTGTCGTGTCACGCTCTGGTACGTTAACATATGAAGCAGTACATCAACTTTCTGAAGCGGGAATTGGTCAATCAACAGCAGTTGGTATCGGTGGAGACCCAGTTAATGGTACAAACTTTATTGATGTTCTAAAAGCCTTCAACGAAGACGAAGAGACGTATGCTGTTATTATGATTGGTGAAATTGGTGGTACGGCAGAAGAAGAAGCTGCAGAGTGGATTAAAGCAAACATGACAAAACCTGTAGTAGGGTTTATCGGTGGTCAAACAGCACCTCCAGGGAAACGTATGGGCCATGCTGGTGCCATTATTTCTGGTGGAAAAGGAACGGCTGCTGAAAAGATCAAAACAATGAATGAATGCGGTATCAAAGTTGCTGAAACGCCGTCTGTAATGGGTGAGACATTAATTAGCGTGTTAAAAGAACAAGGCTTATTAGAAAAATGTAAAACTCATTAA
- a CDS encoding putative DNA-binding protein, whose translation MLEKTTRMNFLYDFYQALLTPKQRSYMSLYYLDDYSLGEIAEEFDVSRQAVYDNIKRTEQMLEQYEEKLLLFQRFQERQSIVQQLKNELTGALETNSKLSSLLDSLEKLD comes from the coding sequence ATGTTAGAAAAAACGACGCGAATGAACTTTTTATACGACTTCTATCAAGCGTTGCTTACACCAAAGCAAAGAAGTTATATGTCTCTTTATTATTTAGATGACTATTCCCTAGGTGAAATAGCAGAGGAATTTGATGTGAGTCGTCAAGCAGTTTATGATAATATAAAACGTACAGAGCAAATGCTTGAACAATATGAGGAAAAGCTATTGTTATTTCAAAGGTTTCAAGAGCGTCAATCAATTGTTCAACAACTAAAAAATGAACTGACAGGCGCACTTGAAACAAACAGCAAGCTTTCTTCTCTTCTTGATTCGCTCGAGAAATTAGATTAG
- a CDS encoding YlqD family protein translates to MQIIQKVVVKQVVTESSKALLHNRFSQRKIELQKELEQLKFQLKQIEKTKKTQSSLLHTQFEKERSSRLEKIDVIDFQIEQLERLALGSELVESEMDSLLEVKIGDNWNNIKQKKEIVIKDGIVVEIR, encoded by the coding sequence ATGCAAATTATTCAAAAGGTTGTTGTAAAGCAAGTTGTGACGGAAAGCAGCAAGGCGTTACTGCATAATCGTTTCTCGCAGCGGAAAATCGAGCTGCAAAAAGAGTTAGAACAGCTTAAGTTTCAACTTAAACAAATAGAGAAAACGAAAAAAACTCAATCATCTTTGCTTCATACCCAGTTTGAAAAAGAGCGTTCATCCAGACTTGAAAAAATAGACGTCATTGATTTTCAAATCGAGCAGCTAGAGCGTTTGGCACTAGGAAGTGAGCTTGTTGAATCCGAAATGGATTCATTGCTTGAAGTGAAAATCGGTGATAATTGGAACAATATAAAGCAAAAAAAAGAGATTGTAATTAAAGACGGCATTGTCGTTGAAATTCGATAG
- the sucC gene encoding ADP-forming succinate--CoA ligase subunit beta: MNIHEYQGKELLRKYGVAVPNGKVAYSVEEAVEAAKELGSQVSVVKAQIHAGGRGKAGGVKVAKNLDEVRTYAQDILGKTLVTHQTGPEGKEVKRLLIEEGCDIKKEYYIGLVLDRATSQVVLMGSEEGGTEIEEVAEATPEKIFKEYIDPAIGLQGFQARRLAFNINIPKELVGKAVKFMAGLYTVFVEKDCSIAEINPLVVTGDGNVMALDAKLNFDSNALYRQKDILEYRDLDEEDAKEIEASKYDLSYISLDGNIGCMVNGAGLAMATMDIIKHYGGDPANFLDVGGGATAEKVTEAFKIILSDQNVKGIFVNIFGGIMKCDVIATGVVEATKQVGLSLPLVVRLEGTNVELGKKILQESGLNITAAESMADGAQKIVSLVK; the protein is encoded by the coding sequence ATGAATATCCATGAGTATCAAGGGAAAGAACTCCTAAGAAAATATGGAGTAGCAGTACCTAATGGTAAAGTAGCATATAGTGTAGAAGAAGCAGTTGAAGCTGCTAAAGAACTTGGATCTCAAGTTTCAGTGGTTAAAGCGCAAATCCACGCTGGGGGACGTGGAAAAGCGGGTGGTGTAAAAGTAGCGAAAAACTTAGATGAAGTTCGTACATATGCACAAGATATTTTAGGTAAAACGCTCGTTACGCATCAAACAGGTCCAGAGGGGAAAGAAGTAAAGCGTTTACTTATTGAAGAAGGGTGCGATATTAAGAAAGAGTACTATATTGGTTTAGTATTGGATCGCGCAACTTCTCAAGTTGTATTAATGGGTTCTGAAGAAGGTGGTACGGAGATTGAAGAAGTAGCGGAAGCAACTCCTGAAAAAATCTTCAAAGAATACATTGATCCAGCGATTGGTTTACAAGGTTTCCAAGCGCGTCGACTTGCGTTTAATATTAATATTCCAAAAGAATTAGTAGGTAAGGCAGTTAAGTTTATGGCTGGTTTATATACTGTATTTGTTGAAAAAGATTGTTCAATCGCTGAAATCAACCCACTTGTTGTAACAGGCGATGGAAACGTAATGGCTCTTGATGCGAAGCTAAATTTCGATTCAAACGCATTATATCGTCAAAAAGATATTTTAGAATATCGCGATTTAGATGAAGAAGATGCAAAAGAAATCGAAGCATCTAAATATGACCTAAGCTATATTTCATTAGATGGAAACATCGGTTGTATGGTAAACGGTGCTGGCCTTGCTATGGCGACAATGGACATCATTAAGCATTATGGCGGAGACCCGGCTAACTTCCTTGATGTTGGGGGCGGCGCTACAGCTGAGAAAGTAACAGAAGCGTTCAAAATTATTCTATCTGACCAAAATGTAAAAGGAATTTTCGTTAACATCTTTGGTGGAATTATGAAGTGTGATGTAATTGCAACTGGTGTTGTAGAAGCAACAAAACAAGTTGGCTTAAGCTTACCATTAGTTGTGCGTTTAGAAGGAACAAACGTAGAGCTAGGTAAGAAGATTCTTCAAGAATCAGGGCTGAATATTACAGCAGCTGAGTCAATGGCAGACGGCGCACAAAAAATCGTTTCACTAGTGAAATAG
- the rpsP gene encoding 30S ribosomal protein S16, which produces MAVKIRLKRMGAKKSPFYRIVAADSRSPRDGRYIEVVGTYNPVAQPAEVKIDEELALKWLQNGAKPSDTVRNLFSNEGIMEKFHNAKLGK; this is translated from the coding sequence ATGGCAGTAAAAATTCGTTTAAAACGTATGGGAGCTAAAAAATCTCCTTTCTATCGTATCGTAGCAGCAGACTCTCGTTCACCACGTGATGGACGTTACATCGAAGTAGTTGGGACTTACAATCCAGTAGCTCAACCAGCTGAAGTTAAAATTGATGAAGAGTTAGCTCTTAAATGGTTACAAAATGGTGCAAAACCATCTGATACAGTACGTAACCTTTTCTCTAACGAAGGCATCATGGAGAAATTCCATAACGCTAAATTAGGAAAATAA
- the ffh gene encoding signal recognition particle protein, giving the protein MAFEGLADRLQSTLQKLKGKGKVTEADVKEMMREVRLALLEADVNFKVVKDFIKRVSERAVGQDVLKSLTPGQQVIKVVQEELTVLMGGEQSKIAVAPKAPTVIMMVGLQGAGKTTTTGKLANLLRKKHNRNPLLVAADVYRPAAIKQLETLGKQLSMSVFSLGDQVSPVEIAKQAIAYAKEEHHDYVLIDTAGRLHVDENLMEELEQIKELTNPHEIFLVVDAMTGQDAVNVADSFNKQLGLTGVVLTKLDGDTRGGAALSIRAVTNTPIKFVGLGEKMDAIDAFHPERMASRILGMGDVLTLIEKAQANVDEEKAKELEAKLRTQSFTFDDFLEQLAQVRQMGPLDELIGMLPGANKMKGLKNLQVDEKQISHVEAIIRSMTKAEKTNPEIINASRRKRIAKGSGRSVQEVNRLLKQFEDMKKMMKQMTNMSKGKKKGMKLPFFS; this is encoded by the coding sequence ATGGCATTTGAAGGATTAGCCGACCGTTTGCAAAGCACGTTACAAAAGCTAAAGGGAAAAGGGAAAGTAACTGAGGCAGATGTTAAGGAAATGATGCGTGAGGTACGCCTAGCCCTTTTAGAAGCGGATGTAAACTTTAAAGTAGTAAAAGACTTTATTAAGCGCGTAAGTGAGCGTGCAGTAGGTCAAGACGTATTAAAAAGCTTAACGCCTGGTCAACAGGTTATTAAAGTTGTACAAGAAGAATTAACAGTACTGATGGGCGGCGAGCAAAGCAAAATTGCAGTGGCTCCAAAAGCTCCTACGGTTATTATGATGGTAGGGCTTCAAGGTGCGGGTAAAACGACAACAACTGGTAAGCTAGCTAACCTACTGCGTAAGAAACATAACCGCAATCCATTGCTTGTGGCAGCTGACGTATATCGCCCTGCGGCGATTAAACAGCTTGAGACGCTTGGAAAGCAGTTAAGCATGTCTGTGTTTTCACTGGGAGATCAAGTAAGTCCCGTTGAAATTGCAAAGCAGGCCATTGCTTACGCCAAAGAAGAGCATCATGATTATGTATTAATTGATACAGCTGGACGTTTGCACGTAGATGAAAATTTAATGGAAGAGTTAGAGCAAATTAAAGAACTGACGAACCCTCATGAAATTTTCCTTGTTGTCGATGCAATGACGGGTCAGGATGCTGTAAACGTAGCTGATAGCTTTAATAAACAGCTTGGCTTAACAGGTGTAGTGTTAACGAAGTTAGATGGAGATACGCGCGGTGGTGCGGCTTTATCAATTCGTGCGGTTACCAATACACCGATTAAGTTTGTTGGTTTGGGTGAAAAGATGGATGCAATTGATGCATTCCATCCGGAACGTATGGCTTCTCGTATTTTAGGAATGGGAGACGTTCTTACGTTAATTGAAAAAGCGCAGGCTAACGTAGATGAAGAAAAAGCAAAAGAGCTTGAAGCGAAACTGCGTACGCAGTCGTTTACATTTGATGACTTTTTAGAGCAGCTTGCTCAAGTTCGTCAAATGGGGCCGTTAGATGAACTTATTGGCATGCTTCCAGGTGCTAATAAAATGAAAGGTCTCAAGAACTTACAGGTAGATGAAAAGCAAATTAGTCATGTAGAAGCGATTATTCGTTCTATGACAAAAGCTGAAAAAACAAATCCTGAAATCATTAATGCTAGTCGAAGAAAACGAATTGCAAAAGGTAGCGGTCGATCGGTTCAAGAGGTTAACCGACTATTGAAGCAGTTTGAAGACATGAAGAAAATGATGAAGCAGATGACAAACATGTCTAAAGGGAAGAAAAAAGGCATGAAATTACCTTTCTTCTCTTAA